A window of Hevea brasiliensis isolate MT/VB/25A 57/8 chromosome 14, ASM3005281v1, whole genome shotgun sequence contains these coding sequences:
- the LOC110643234 gene encoding uncharacterized protein LOC110643234 isoform X3: protein MALDPILAIVPMIVKYTFVPVKRHLSYAFNCGSKVEKLKNQVENLKNKRDGLKPHVDEATRRGDEIYANVQDWLTSVDEAIGEADDLVDEEQARESCFLGLIPNLKKRYKLSKKVEKKAQTVAELREKCKFDLDRIACRPPLWQIVPPSVYNNEELHSRISILEKVMNALRDPAFNMIGVYGLGGVGKTTLAKEVRRKAIEDKLFDVVLMGTVSETPELRKIQGTFADMLGLELKEETEEGRACRLRQRLLQEKKILVILDDIWEQLEPEKLGIPFGNDHKGCKIFLTSRREDILSRDMGTQESFELRVLSEAEAWSLFVTVVGDVTNQDLRSIATEVAKKCAGLPVLIVTVAGALKNRDLNEWNVALEELSKVDNEGIQSKVYATLKLSYNHLASEELKSFFLLCAQIAQSDIQIGDLLLYSMGLDLLRSKDTVEYARNRVYKLVRDLKASCLLLDGDRNGSLKMHDVVRDTALDIASKSQHPFTFRDVVETKEWPNRDFRSCSRIALPSCEIHELPERLECPKLELLVLGRGSIHSKGPDLNISDIFFEGITKLKVLHFTGMFLRSLPPSLGYLINLLTLCLDECVLRDASVIGELKRLEVLSFRRSMIEELPREIAHLTRLKLLDLSDCDKLKVIPANVISRLSLLEELYMLKSFGQWELQGLNSSNNASLAELKNLSRLTTLEIDVPDVKMLPKDLFSNKLERYDIVIGKKRYWYDEYLSSRRRRIRLNTDIHLDHGVDLLLKKAEVLYLDNVKGIKSILYDMDREGFQRLKHLDIDNSDDIQYVINSTVQVPSLNVFPILESLSLNNLVSLEKICYGRLTTGPFAKLRKLEVRGCNGLKDLFSFSMVRNLSQLQEMTVSDCQNMEEIVIDQSGVGEDNIEVAEFSQLRSLTLEALPALKSFCLKVKESTSDDGGSNEIVLEDDVHNPRPLFEKMVSFPNLEELSVESIGCQDLKYLFTTSFVKSLLRLKTLWIKDCGFMERIVLTEEFAEEERLDKIIFSDLENLTIWDLPNLTSFCDGHLIEFCSLTNLRIRNCPVFKTFVSNLLSGSLFDEKVSFPNLEELYVRSIDLKYLFATSFVRNLLRLKRLHIENCGFMERIVLTEEFTEEERLDKIIFSDLEKLILWDLPNLTSFCDGHLRIDNRLKSSKSFVSNRLSGSLFDGKVSFPNLEELYVRSIDLKYLFATSFVRNLLRLKSLHIDNCGFMERIVLTEEFAEKERLDKIIFSDLENLTLWHLPNLTSFCDGHLIEFCSLTNLKIRNCPVFKTFVSNRLSQSLFDEKVAFSSLEHLSISSMSNLERIWHNQLAGGSFCMLKSMTVGDCKNLHTLFPSNDLRRFQKLEQLNLTNCDSLEEIYQLPEFNAEEESFAIDLNLRSMEISDLKNLKNLFPASVAQNLLLLEKLSVYSCGVEAIVAKAEGAKAAPSFVFPKLLSLKLSNLEDIRRFYPGIHSLEFPRLKDLKVHDCGNGMEFCSDLFGLQGQHGEEQHHITIQQPLHLEKKVFPNLEELSSDGQMIEMILQCQLPKGFLFKVKSVELSFIRGKSYVALFGFLQRLPNLETVSVKDSLLQGFVLQCEDNDGAMLPRIRNLKLWRLDHIKHIWKPHPQMDLVLQNLQTMNVFYCFDLISLAPSSSSFQNLTTLKVQSCKVLKHLVTPSAAKSMVQLVTMEIRACEMLTEIVVDEQNGTPEEIEFGKLKTLRLIDLESLTSFCFGGFTFKFPCLEVVTVERCPNMRTFSAGVLSTPKLQCVQLREIHFQKWLWEGDLNTTIRQLYTEMDGFNGIKKFILSKFPHIKEKWHTQLPLKLLDGLSELVVDNSH, encoded by the exons ATGGCCCTGGATCCCATTCTTGCTATTGTTCCGATGATTGTCAAGTACACTTTCGTCCCCGTCAAGCGACACCTCAGTTACGCTTTCAACTGCGGAAGCAAGGTTGAAAAACTGAAGAATCAGGTTGAGAACCTAAAAAATAAGAGAGATGGTTTGAAGCCGCATGTTGATGAAGCTACGAGGCGAGGAGATGAGATCTATGCTAATGTTCAAGACTGGCTGACCAGTGTGGACGAAGCTATTGGGGAGGCTGATGATCTCGTCGATGAAGAACAAGCAAGGGAAAGCTGTTTCTTGGGATTGATTCCCAATTTGAAGAAGCGTTACAAGCTGAGCAAGAAAGTAGAGAAGAAAGCTCAAACAGTTGCTGAGCTTCGGGAGAAATGCAAATTTGATCTCGATCGAATTGCCTGCCGCCCTCCTCTTTGGCAAATAGTGCCTCCATCTGTCTATAATAATGAAGAGTTGCATTCAAGGATTTCTATCTTGGAGAAAGTTATGAATGCGCTGAGGGATCCTGCATTTAACATGATAGGAGTGTATGGTCTGGGTGGTGTCGGAAAAACCACTCTAGCAAAAGAAGTCCGAAGGAAAGCAATAGAAGACAAGTTATTCGATGTTGTACTTATGGGTACTGTGTCTGAAACACCGGAGCTTCGAAAAATTCAAGGGACGTTCGCAGATATGCTGGGCCTAGAATTAAAAGAGGAGACTGAAGAAGGGAGAGCATGTCGATTGCGTCAACGATTACTGCAGGAGAAGAAGATCCTCGtgattttggatgatatttgggAACAACTCGAACCGGAGAAACTAGGAATTCCTTTTGGGAATGATCACAAAGGATGTAAAATATTTCTGACCTCCAGAAGAGAAGATATATTGTCCCGAGACATGGGCACCCAAGAAAGTTTTGAGCTTCGAGTTCTATCAGAAGCAGAGGCGTGGAGTTTATTTGTGACAGTGGTTGGTGATGTTACGAATCAGGACTTGCGCTCTATAGCAACTGAAGTAGCAAAAAAATGTGCAGGTTTGCCCGTCTTAATTGTTACAGTTGCAGGAGCTTTGAAAAATCGGGACTTGAACGAATGGAATGTTGCTTTGGAAGAGTTATCTAAGGTTGACAATGAAGGAATTCAGTCAAAAGTATACGCAACTCTGAAGTTGAGCTACAACCATTTGGCTAGTGAAGAACTGAAGTCTTTTTTCTTGCTTTGTGCTCAAATTGCTCAGAGTGATATTCAAATCGGGGACTTGCTGTTGTACAGTATGGGTTTGGATTTGCTTAGAAGCAAGGATACAGTGGAGTATGCAAGAAACAGAGTATATAAATTGGTAAGAGACCTCAAAGCCTCTTGCTTGCTATTAGACGGTGACAGGAATGGATCTCTGAAAATGCATGACGTTGTTAGGGATACTGCTCTCGATATTGCATCTAAATCTCAACACCCATTCACATTCAGAGATGTAGTTGAAACAAAAGAATGGCCAAACAGGGATTTCAGAAGCTGCTCCAGAATCGCTTTGCCTTCCTGTGAAATCCATGAGCTTCCTGAACGGTTGGAGTGCCCAAAATTAGAGTTACTTGTCCTCGGAAGGGGATCTATTCATTCGAAAGGCCCTGATTTGAATATCTCTGATATATTTTTTGAAGGGATTACAAAGCTTAAAGTACTGCATTTCACTGGGATGTTTTTACGGTCCCTGCCTCCATCTCTTGGTTACTTAATAAACCTTCTTACGTTGTGTTTAGATGAATGTGTATTGCGGGATGCATCTGTGATAGGTGAACTGAAGAGATTAGAGGTCCTCAGCTTTCGTAGATCTATGATAGAAGAGCTGCCAAGAGAAATAGCACATTTAACTCGGCTGAAATTGTTAGATCTGAGCGACTGTGACAAACTCAAAGTCATTCCGGCAAATGTCATATCAAGGTTATCCCTATTAGAAGAACTGTATATGCTGAAGAGCTTTGGTCAATGGGAGCTTCAAGGTCTCAACAGTTCAAACAATGCAAGCCTTGCTGAATTGAAAAACCTGTCTAGGTTGACAACGTTGGAAATAGATGTTCCAGATGTCAAGATGTTACCGAAAGACTTATTCTCTAATAAGTTGGAACGGTATGATATTGTTATCGGAAAAAAGAGGTATTGGTATGATGAGTATTTATCCTCAAGAAGGCGAAGGATTCGGCTTAATACAGACATTCATCTGGATCATGGAGTTGATTTGTTGCTCAAGAAAGCGGAAGTTCTATATCTAGATAATGTGAAGGGGATCAAGAGCATTTTGTATGACATGGATCGGGAAGGGTTTCAGCGATTAAAGCATCTTGACATCGACAATAGTGATGACATTCAATATGTTATTAATTCAACGGTGCAGGTCCCTAGTTTAAATGTCTTTCCCATCCTGGAGTCTTTGTCTTTGAATAATTTGGTGAGCCTAGAGAAGATTTGTTATGGCCGACTTACAACAGGGCCTTTCGCCAAATTAAGAAAATTAGAAGTCAGAGGATGCAATGGATTGAAGGATCTCTTCTCATTCTCCATGGTTAGAAACCTATCTCAGCTTCAGGAAATGACAGTAAGCGATTGCCAGAACATGGAAGAGATTGTGATCGATCAAAGTGGCGTAGGAGAAGACAATATAGAAGTGGCTGAGTTCAGTCAATTACGTTCCCTGACACTAGAAGCTCTCCCAGCGCTCAAAAGCTTTTGCTTGAAAGTGAAGGAGTCGACAAGTGATGATGGAGGATCCAATGAAATTGTGTTAGAGGATGACGTTCATAATCCACGGCCACTTTTCGAAAAAATG GTTTCATTCCCCAACTTGGAGGAACTCTCTGTAGAGTCCATAGGATGTCAGGATTTGAAGTATTTATTTACAACTTCATTTGTCAAAAGCCTTTTACGGCTCAAGACACTTTGGATAAAAGATTGTGGGTTCATGGAAAGGATAGTTCTCACAGAAGAATTCGCAGAAGAAGAGAGACTGGATAAGATAATCTTCTCTGATTTAGAAAATTTGACTATCTGGGATCTTCCAAATCTCACAAGTTTTTGTGATGggcatttaattgaattttgctCTCTGACCAATCTACGGATAAGAAATTGCCCTGTGTTTAAGACTTTCGTCTCAAATCTTCTAAGTGGATCTCTTTTTGATGAAAAG GTTTCATTCCCCAACTTGGAGGAACTCTATGTACGCTCCATAGATTTGAAGTATTTATTTGCAACTTCATTTGTCAGAAACCTTTTACGGCTCAAGAGACTTCACATAGAAAATTGTGGGTTCATGGAAAGGATAGTTCTCACAGAAGAATTCACAGAAGAAGAGAGACTGGATAAGATAATCTTCTCtgatttagaaaaattaattctCTGGGATCTTCCAAATCTTACAAGTTTTTGTGATGGGCATTTACGGATAGACAATCGTCTCAAATCGTCTAAGTCTTTCGTATCAAATCGTCTAAGTGGATCTCTTTTTGATGGAAAG GTTTCATTCCCCAACTTGGAGGAACTCTATGTACGCTCCATAGATTTGAAGTATTTATTTGCAACTTCATTTGTCAGAAACCTTTTACGGCTCAAGAGCCTTCACATAGATAATTGTGGGTTCATGGAAAGGATAGTTCTCACAGAAGAATTCGCAGAAAAAGAGAGACTGGATAAGATAATCTTCTCTGATTTAGAAAATTTGACTCTATGGCATCTTCCAAATCTCACAAGTTTTTGTGATGggcatttaattgaattttgctCTCTCACCAATCTGAAGATAAGAAATTGCCCTGTGTTTAAGACTTTCGTCTCAAATCGTCTAAGTCAATCTCTTTTTGATGAAAAG GTTGCATTTTCGAGCTTGGAGCATCTGTCAATAAGTAGCATGAGTAACTTGGAAAGGATATGGCACAACCAACTCGCTGGAGGTTCCTTTTGCATGCTAAAATCAATGACAGTAGGAGATTGTAAAAACTTGCACACACTTTTTCCATCAAATGACTTAAGAAGATTCCAGAAATTGGAGCAGTTAAATTTAACGAATTGTGATTCACTAGAAGAGATATATCAACTCCCAGAATTCAATGCTGAAGAAGAAAGTTTtgcaatagatttgaatttaaggTCTATGGAAATTAGTGAtctgaaaaatttgaaaaatctcTTTCCTGCTTCCGTAGCACAAAACCTTTTACTACTTGAAAAGCTTAGTGTATACTCTTGTGGGGTGGAGGCGATTGTTGCAAAGGCAGAAGGTGCAAAAGCAGCCCCTTCTTTTGTGTTCCCAAAACTGCTTTCCTTGAAACTCTCAAATCTAGAAGATATCAGGAGATTTTATCCAGGAATACATAGCTTGGAATTTCCAAGGTTAAAAGATTTGAAGGTGCATGATTGTGGAAACGGAATGGAGTTTTGTTCAGATTTGTTTGGTTTACAGGGACAACATGGAGAGGAACAACATCACATCACTATCCAACAACCATTACACTTGGAGAAAAAG GTTTTCCCCAATTTGGAGGAGTTGTCATCAGATGGTCAGATGATTGAGATGATTTTGCAATGCCAATTGCCAAAAGGTTTCCTTTTCAAAGTAAAATCTGTTGAACTGAGCTTTATTCGAGGGAAATCATATGTTGCTCTTTTTGGATTCCTTCAAAGGTTACCCAATCTGGAAACTGTATCTGTCAAAGATTCTTTGCTCCAAGGGTTTGTACTCCAATGCGAAGATAATGATGGCGCTATGCTACCACGGATTAGAAATTTGAAATTGTGGAGGCTTGATCATATAAAGCATATCTGGAAGCCACACCCCCAAATGGACCTTGTTCTTCAAAATCTCCAGACTATGAATGTATTTTATTGTTTTGATTTGATCAGTTTAGCACCATCCTCTTCCTCTTTCCAAAACCTAACTACTCTAAAAGTTCAATCTTGCAAAGTATTGAAACATTTGGTAACACCATCAGCAGCCAAAAGTATGGTGCAACTTGTGACAATGGAGATTAGAGCTTGCGAAATGTTGACCGAAATAGTAGTCGATGAACAAAATGGAACACCAGAAGAGATCGAATTCGG